From Saccharibacillus brassicae:
GCGTCCGGGCACGCGGCCGTTCAGCGCGGGCTGAGCGCGCCTTCCGCTTCCGGCCCGGGCTCCGGCCGCCCCGGGCCGGCCGGAGCCGCCGCTTCGACCGGCGCTTCAAGCGGCCGCTGGGCTGCGTGCGCCGCATGGCCCGCGTGGCCCGGTCCGCCCGAGCTGCGCTTCGGGAAGGTCGACGCCCGCTCCGTGGACGGGTGGAGCTGCGGCGAATGCCCCGCATAAGGGCGCTCGCGCCGCTTGGCGTCGGCGGGACGCAGCGCCGCAAAACCGAGCGCCGCGAGCACCAGCTGCGCGGCGAGCAGCCACGGAGCGGCTTCCGCGCCGAGCGGCGCGTTCAGCAGCGCCGGGGCCGCGGCCAGCAGCGGCACAAGCCGCCGCAGTACGGGCCGTTCGGCCCGGTAGCCCGGCTCAAGCAGCCGGGCGGCGAGCAGGGCCGCCAGCAGCCACGACAGCAGGCGAAGCAGCGGCAGCCACGGGGAGCCGTCAAGCTCCGGTTCCCGGGCGTACTGCCAGACGGCGGCGCCCGCGGCCGCCAGCAGCACCGGCACGAGCGCCGGCTTCAGCAGGCGCAGGAAGCCGCCGCCCCACGAAGGGCGCTCTTCGCGTTCGAGCAGGAGACCCAGCTCGTGGCGGGTCCGTTCCAATTCGCGGTGCAGCGCCCGGTGCAGCAGCGGCAGCCGGTCGGCTTCGCCGTCTTCCAGATACAGGGCCAGATGGCCGTCCAGATCCGAGGCGAAGCCCTGCATGCCCTGGCAGAGCAGCAGCCGTTCGCGCAGTTCGCCGTTTGGCGCTGCGGCCGGTTCGGGCGCCGCCATCGCGGCGTCGAGCCGGGCGGCCGCCGAACCGAGCGTCTCCAGCGCCGCGCGCAGGCGCCGCTCGCGGTTCGCCGCCTGCCGGCCCAGCGCCCGGCGGGCCTGTTCGTAAATCCATATCGCAAAGGCGGCCGTCGCCAGCCAGACATACGTTTCCATTCCGTTTCGCCTTCCTCTCGCATAACCTGTCCTCCCCACTATTACACAAGCATCCGGCCGCTTCAAGCTTCAATAAAGCGAATTCATGGACAAAGCGCTTTTGCACGCGTACAATTCTTGACGCGGGGAGAACGGCGGACGCCACATCGGCCGATTCAAGCGATCGATTGTGGCGGCTCGGCGCGTCGGCGTTGAGAGGCTTTCTCCCAAAACGGGTACTAAAACGTAAGGCAGCCGCGCATGACGAACACATACTGCAGCACGCAAGACCAAGATCCGCTTCCGATACGTTCGATATTCGTTCGACGGAAGGGTCTTCAAATCTTCGGCCGCCCGGCGGCCGCACGAAAGGACGGAATATACAGTGGAATTGATGAAAGTATTGGTACTTGGAGCGGAGGGCCAGATGGGCCGCCGCCTCGTTACGGAAGCGCTCTACCGCAAATGCGAGGTCATCGTGCTGATGCGCGAACCGGCCCTGCTGGGCCAGGAACATGCGGCGCTTGAAGTACGCGCAGGAGATCTGCTCGCTCCCGGCGCGATCGCTTCGGCGGCCGCGGGCTGCGACGCGATCCTGAGCGCGTTCGGTTCGGAGCCGGGCGAAGCGCCCCTGCTGCCCGAAGCGATGCGCTTGACGATCGAAGGAGCACAGGCCGCAGGCGTTGACCGGCTGATCGTCGTCGGCGGATCGGGCACGCTGCTGACCGCGCCGGGCGTCCGGCTGATGGACGGTCCGGACTATCCGGAAGAGCTGCTTCCGCTGGCGCAGGCCCATGCCGACGCGTACGAAGTGTTGGCGCAGAGCGAGCTGGAATGGACGTACGCGAGCCCGGCCGCCTGGATCGAACCGGGACGCCGGACCGGCAATTTCCGTGTCGGCATGTCGCTGCTCGTGACCGACGACGAAGGACACAGCCGGATCAGCGTGGAAGATTTTGCCGCGGCCGTCATCGACGAACTCGACGATCCGAACTTTATCCGTGCGCGCTTCACGGTCGCTTACTGAACCGAACGCGGATCGAGCTTTCGCGGGCGCAGCCCGCATCTTCGGGACGTAAGTCTTTTTATGATGAAAAAGAACCCGGAATCGCCGCTCCACCGAGCGTCTCCGAATCACCGCAATCGTAACCGCGAAAGGGGAACAGGCTGACCATGCTAATCGTAACCTCGCAGCAGATGAAGGCGATCGACCGCTACACGATCGACGAATTGGGCATTCCGTCGATGGCGCTGATGGAATCCGCGGGCCGCGCGGTGGCCGAAGAAGTGCTTCAATGGTGCCGGGACAGCCGCACGCCAGCCGGACCCGGCACGGTGAACGCCACGGGCGCCGGTACCCGTCCGGACGGTTCGCCCAAGCGCGGAGTAACCTCGACGAGTCCCGTGTACGAGGACGCTTTGATCGCTCCGTTCGACGGGTCGGAGCGTGAACACTGGCTCGTCCTGACAGGCAAAGGCAATAACGGAGGCGACGGACTGGCCGCCGCGCGTTACCTGCAGGATGCCGGCGTCCGCGTCTCGATCCTGTGCGCCGAGAGCCCGGAGCGCTTCTCCGCAGAAGCGGCGGCCCAGTTCGCCGCGGCCCGGCGCTCCGGCATTGCCGCCGTCGAGACGCCGGATGATCCCGCCGAATTCGACTTCCGCCCGTATACGGGC
This genomic window contains:
- a CDS encoding NAD(P)-dependent oxidoreductase gives rise to the protein MKVLVLGAEGQMGRRLVTEALYRKCEVIVLMREPALLGQEHAALEVRAGDLLAPGAIASAAAGCDAILSAFGSEPGEAPLLPEAMRLTIEGAQAAGVDRLIVVGGSGTLLTAPGVRLMDGPDYPEELLPLAQAHADAYEVLAQSELEWTYASPAAWIEPGRRTGNFRVGMSLLVTDDEGHSRISVEDFAAAVIDELDDPNFIRARFTVAY